Sequence from the Ziziphus jujuba cultivar Dongzao chromosome 9, ASM3175591v1 genome:
ATGGGGCAACATAAGCAAAGGCAATGTTTGTGTAGCTGGTGATGCACTCCATCCAATGACCCCTGATCTTGGACAAGGGGGCTATTCTGCTTTGGAAGATGGTGTTGTTTTAGCAAGGTGTCTTGGTGAGGCACTATCGgaaataaagcaaaaaagtGGTATAGAAGCAAAAGAAGAATACAAGGATATTGAAATGGGTTTGAAGAAGTATGCCAATGAGAGGAGATGGAGGAGCTTTGATCTCATTGCTATAGCTTATGTTGTGGGTTTTATACAGGAGGGTAACGGGATAATTATTAGCTTCTTCAGGGACAAATTTTTTGCCCCAGTCCTGGCTGGTTTGCAATTGAAGAGGGCTGATTTTGATTGTGGGAAGATCCTATAATCATTAGATGCTACCAACATGATTTTTGGTTAATCTTTATGTATGTCTAAATTACCATGTTTTGAATTCCTTGTGGACTGGATTAGATGTCCCTTAAATCCACGAATCACCTTCCTGCTCTTTGGATTAGTTAATTATTATAATcctatccaatatatatatattatactattttaaaaaattgcaataatttgaaaattattgtaatcCTCAGATTGTACAATAaggttaattttcaataataaaagttTCAAGAATATAAGTagatatttgaatatatatcattaatagCCTTTATCTCTCTCTATTCTCTGATAATAACGTTTCATGAAATCTCTCAAGTGGAGCTAACAAGCCTCATAAATCTgaatattttgaatttgttgATGAATCTCATTTGGTTGGAAAAATCCCAGCAAGCAGTGGCCACATGAAATGGCTAGAAACTCTTTGATCTGTTTCTTTAGCATTTCAGAATCATTTAAATCTCTCATACAGTAACATATCTGGAAAAATCTCAACAGCCAACCAATTTCAATCGCTTAAGGAAcctataatattttccatatgttaaaaaattggcttagttttatgttaaaaaattgaTTGGCATGTGCTTGTCATTGTTGAAAAAGTGAAGCGTTTGCAAATTGAGAATATACACAAaaatttgaaggaaatttttgttaaaactaATCTAGTATATCCACATATCTCATTTTAATtgtgttaatatattttgatcaaaacagaaaagataaataactaaataagatTTTCAAACTTATGCAATGgaaacaagaaacaaaatgtAGAATGCTATCAATCAAAAAGTgcaaaacaatatttaacatCCAATTAAGAGAATTAATGATCAAAGTAAAGTATAATCATACAATTTGGCTtcccaaaaatataaatgtttattaCAGGGAAAATCTTTAACAAATTCTTAATTTAATACAGAGCTTCTGTATATTAGTTAATACAAAATTTGTTCTGCGTGAATCCACGATTTTAATGATGTGGATACGAGGAATTTACCACTTGACCAGCTTTCTTTGTCAGAAAAGTTCTTTTTCGCTATTTTATTCATGTTCCAAAACATTAAATGAGATCAAATAAGTcagaatttggatttttttattctctctctctctttttttttttttttttatctccttCTCTTTTCAtcatacattattattttatttaaaaatatcaataaagaaataaaatgaaccaagtaaaaataaataaatatataactcATTTCTAAAAGTGAAATGAGATTCTATTGGCcagacaaaaatgaaaaaaagaaaaatggagacaaaatgtaacaccccgtctcgaagtacatcggaaatttctcaaatttgaccaagattgaccgggtttgactgtCATTGATCGAAAAggagtcaaatgttgactttttgctcctgatgaaatCTTACATTGACCGAGGTGctgttacaaagtacacgttgtcaccagttcatagactagtaacacgtcgaaaacggagctacggtttgaaagttatgagcaaaacaagttgaggtccaaactgtctaaggggtgctcgagttgactttttgtttatgcaaagttgagttttgactcatgcatgattgtgaagtactcgtcgatacgagttcatagactagcgacacgcttaaattggacatctggttaaaaagttatgcacATGCAAAATTTTCcgaatatcgtaatattttaatatatttggcttgagtgaacagtgtgtgccatgtgTTGCAATTTCAGCAATCtcgtgagtgaacagtatcacccatgggtggcttttattttgacaaaacaCGGGCATcagggagaggagagagaaagaaaggaggagagagagagggggagagagagagagagagagagagagagagagagagagagagagagaaaaccaaCTGGCCACCGCCGTTCACCCACTTCCgaccaccagaacagtacacgtgccaccctagcttgaagcctACCTAAAAACCAGCCGGCCAACCAACCACCGATgtgcccggatcgaggctttttccggcTGCGGCGACgattcttcaaacccagatttctccctattccgatcactgtttgcctcaccgtcaGTCCctttgagttacccatcaccagatctaccttcccacaaAAAATCActgccagtggccaccggacgcgccgccggcggtgaCGGGTTCCGATGACCACGACAACTCACCGGGAAATTAAGTTTCCGGCTGcaccgcccctcctttcccactaattccgacgctctgaacccaaatccgaggtcgttttcctccaatttgtgacagattgagagaatcgaggacttcAAATCCATGAGCTTTctagcgagattccggccaccatgggtccgatctccgggaggtaagcctcaatctgCGATcttcgttccataagcttcgtttcggtatattactcattaattttggttaatatttgtgttaaaccccccaagtaccgggtattatttacccgaataaaatattaatttatttgagttgtgtaatattgttgttctaggagcacgtgtacatcgtggaattgatcccatggaggatcttggattaattgcgtgctcgaggtgagtgacccaccttcaaaattattttgggatgttaaaatatatatattttgtgttaattggttatttgaaaaatatgtttgatatgttgaatatttagtaaatttatatttggaattttgatgccaaaattgaatgaaattaaatatttgtgcattataaaatattttggttttaaggaatttgagattttagtaattattatcaaatttcattgttggaatatttcataatggaatatttcaaaaatatgtttatgcgttcaatattatgagaatttctatctagaattatattgccaatttataatgtttttaatatatgttttggtgccaaaagaatatatttgggaatttaaacaaaattgtggttttgatttattttaaattattgttgatttcattgatggatttgaaattgatggaatttatattgatggatttatgctggtgacattaaagaaaaatgtgggaatgtgaatttgaaaaaagatataattcccacggtgaattttggaaaaatttggtattttaataataaacttggttattagttttagacgcactcatacagtactggtgttctgtactgtgtatgtggatgagcgcgcaagttataatgtttcCTGTGAGTTGctatcggaccgagggcaggcaagtttgatattggccataagccgcccccctccatagcCGGGATGATcatttaagcagcggcgctgtcaggatgccgaagcgaccgtatgtaagtttctctctttaacctcccgttacacggtgctcgggacgctgggtatcatgggacatcactggtatatagtgtggtgcgtcaagtaattatttttctgatataaatttcaattcctaaagttttaaagcagtatttaaattagaatgtatttaatgttgtttttattatttatttaaatttaaagctttacacaaattttatgaaattgatattgtgattttattacctattctcattaatgtttaaaagttatttgccttgattttatcatttaaatcgattggtattttaaaataaattctattatatttttatcatttgttttatatcgatatttaaattgatttaaaatatttctttgattatttcattgatttaattaataaattttataatttatatattgggtctatttttttccttgtgccaaatttctttaatacaagtttaattataattttaattattgtatccaatgatgtcttattctatatttcccttataaatttggatccttaaattcttgtattttatttgaaagttatttgattaattattcctcgatttttggggcataaaagattgggttttgcaaaaatattttaaaatgagaactttttcaaccgagtgaatcgtgagggttttgagagaaaatattatttttaattaattattaattatttatttatttattcttaattaatcaaatgtactataattatcgttgctttataattatacagtagatagggtcactcactgagatgattagcatctcatatttttaaatttcgttcccctaggttcaaggattgggagacgttgatcatccggagcgagcccgacgtctcagttcattgccgaaagtccaaaaagcatttcctcccgttttcctcttcatcttgtattgcttctttatctgtcattgtattaatttcatatttatttgtataatgctctgtatactgattggacacatatttattgaatcatatattgattccctgttattattttagagtgctgtaaatttgtagaattatattgtagtaagatgggaggaataaggtggtgtttatagaagtgtattttcaatccagaaaaattgtggtaagtccaacccttaagggaaGTTCTGTCGGATTTCCCATTGGAAGGTCCAGTAAGGTTTCTTTGGGATCAGGACTTATCTAGGATTCCGATgaaaaattttggacgggtcctgacacaaaaATTCTCCCTCCAATAAGTCATTATCATTTGGTTCCTTTTTGGATGTATATTGATAATAATACATTTCATATTTGTCATCCTTTAGTCCCAGTTTGAGTTTTCATCGTGAGCCTAATTTTCTAGTTAAAATTTCCTGCCtagttttaaattatatataaacatctGAATAACAAGTAAAAGGCAGCACCTCAAATTACCCGACTGAAGAAactcaattttgatttttcttgttttctttttttttccccctcatatCATGAAATGTGTTTTTCTATCCAGGTAGTTTGAATTTTTAGAAATAATGATTGCTTTAATAAAAGGAAATGCCAagtaaaagaaatattgattaatGACCTTTTGATGGGTCAAAATTTTGTCGTGTCATATATAAAACTagataataatttatcaattgaacTGTTTATTTAGGAAGGATGGGGCAAAACCGAAGCAATTATTTGATTAGACTATATTTCagtatttctcaaaaaaaaaataataaataaaataagactaTGACCGAAtgcttcattatttatttttaaaaaataaataaataaataatatttttggttgggttGCTGATCTTGCAAAGACAAGCaggtttttcaatatttttctcacGAGTGAAGAAATAGTCTACTTCATTATCAACTTTGCCAATGtagtgaattttttttcatatatggtatatatcaaaattcgaatacatgttttttttttttttaatatatatatttatatacatagacATTAACAAAGATACGTAATGTTGTTACATAAGGTGTGTTAATATAATTGGATGAGATAAATTTGATGAAGCTGGTGTTTCAATTTCTTGTAAAGCATTCTTATTGGTTTTCCTAAATTTATAGAAATGCTACATATCATCACAGTCCATCTGGTACCATTCAAAAGCAACTGCTATTTATTCCACAGCCTCACATTGTTTGCGGTTAAAACTTGATAATCACAAGTCCAAAAAAGTGTCTCCCATTATTCAAAACTCACATGCACTAATTACTCTCCGCTTCTTATTACATCTCCCAtcctgtattatatatatacatatattatatgacCTATACATTCCACTGGCCCTCTAAAACTATTTGTGCCCTCAAACATCTTGTAACTAAGAGGAATtgaaagccaaaaaaagaaaatcaatttataaGGCCACGGAAGTAATTGGAGATGTTGTAATTTTGGGAGCTGGAATTGCTGACCTCACAACATGCTTGGGACTTCACAGGTTCTCACCTTgctttatatcttttattttgatatttatttgcttttcctAAGAACAATCTCTTAGTTTATAATGGGCTGACATGGTAAGAAATGTACGAGCATAATTTTGCAGGCAGGGTATTAGAAGCTTAGTGTTGGAATCTTCGGATAGTCTGAGGATAACAGGATTTGCATTGCTGACATGGACAAACGCCTAGAAGGCATTGGATGCTGTTGGAATTGGTGACTTCCTTCGCCAACAACATGAGCTGCTTTGTGGGTAATCGTCACTTACATTTTAACTTCCTTTAGTTCTTCCTTTTTTGGTCAAAGAACATTTAGCTTTGTCAAGttcatgttatttatttgattccCTACATCTCTGAGATGCTTCTTTGTCATGGAAAAAGTTCACtggtttttgtttcatttcttcAATGGTTGTAgctagaaaagaaaagcaacTTAGCACTTCCGAAGTATTTTTTGGTAGTCActtaaattgatcaaatttatGCTGAAAATGTCTAGTCTGATACTTATAACCATGCATTTGTAATCTGCAAGCTACAActttgttcatttatttttcttgtttttttccataaaatacATTGTTGTCGCTTCCTGTGATCTTATTCAAAAGTGACTGTGGCATTTCTTAATTTATAGGAACGTGACTTCCTCTACAATTTCAGGGCTCCAAACATCAAAAATGTCATTTGTTGCCAAAGGGAAACAGTAAGTTTAAACTGTAATCACAGTGACTTAGTAGTAAGCTGAACTGTATGAAAACTCTGCTAAAACTGGGTGTTTGATAATGTCCAGTGGAGAGCACGAAGTTTGATGCTTGAAAAGGAAGTTATTATTGGAAGCCCTTGCCAACGAACTTCCTAATGGCACGATTAGATACTCCTCCAAGGTGGTTTCAATTGAGGAATCAGGCTACATCAAGTTTATTCATCTTACTGAtggaaatatcataaaaaccaaGGTAGAATCCAAATGTGGGGGACTTAATTTAATTGTAGATAACCTGTTTGATGGGTGTTCAACCACTTGATTGATATGTGTTTTGCTTCAACTTTGTGCTTTTGAATCTGATCCTTAAGTGCTGAGAATGAAAGGTGTTGATTGGTTGTGATGGTGTGGACTCGGTGGTTGCAAAACGGTTAGGATTCAAGAAGCCTGCCTTTACCGGGAGATCTGCCATCAGAGGCAGTGCGAATTTCAACACCAAACATGGGTTTGAAGCATTGTTCATGCAGTTCTTTGGACATGGTGTTAGTTGTAGTGCCATGCCTTGTGATGATAAATCCATTTATTGGGCTTTCACTTGGTCGCCTTCTACCGAAGGTAAGTGCTTCATCCTATAATATATTATCATCTTGCTTTCTTGCTTCAGAAAAGAGACTTTTTCTTCAATGTTTATGTTTTCAGTTTATGCTTttagtttttggttttaaaatttttttcttaaaggtTTTGCTTTAGTCATATATAATTGGCTGCGCTTTTAAATAATAGTTAGGCTTTTTACCTAACTAAAAGAAAGCAActacaagattaagaaaaaataaaaaccagaaacaccaaattgaaaaccatttcaaactTTTTATCGTAGCACTCATTTATCATTCATGTATGCTTGATctctcaaataaaaaatagaaacagaaaATCATCAACATATTTTTTACCACACGAGCTATAAGCAAACCAAAAATGGCTTTCGCTACGGCTCCAGTGGGTTCCCTTAACCAAGCCACTGCCTATAAGTCCTCAGCTCATTCTTCAACAAAGTCATGCATAAAATTCTCTCTTTTCTTCTGGTGTTCACTGCTCTTCTTGTCTTGTAGAAAAAGAGCTAGAAGACAAGCCAGAGCTAATGAGGCAATATGTGATGAGCAAGCCAAGAGTGATGCCAGAACAAGTAAGAGCAGTAATTGAGAACACAGAATTGGATGCATTTTTATCATCTCCATTAAGATATAGGAATCCTTGGGAGCTTCTATGGGGAAACATAAGTAAAGGCAATGTTTGTGTATCAGGTGATGCACTCCACCCAATGACCCCCGATATTGGCCAAGGGGGTTGTTCTGCTTTGGAAGATGGTCCTGTTTTAGCAAGGTGTCTTGGTGAAGCCCTAATGGAAATCAAGCAAAAAAGTGGTATAGAAGCAAAAGAAGAATACAAGAAGATTGAAATGGGTTTGAAGAAGTATGCCAACGAGAGGAGATGGAGGAGCTTTGATCTCATTGCTACAGCTAATGTTGTGGGTTTTATACAGGAGAGTAATGGGAAAATCATTAGCTTCTCGAGGGAGAAATTTTTTGCCCCAATCATGGCTGGTTTGCTATTGAACAAGGCTGATTTCGATTGTGGGAAAATCCTTATTAATCCTTAGATGCTACCAACAtgatttttggttaaattttttgtatgtgcaaattattatattttgtaataaaatgacCCTGCTCATAATAGACCTAATTAGATGTATATTCCTATATGTTATTAAACTTCGATTAAAAAtgtgttatttatatttttattattgaataatgttttttttaatattattgaattttgtttctaaatattgtttgaatttttttaaaaaaatggaaagcaaTATTAGTGGATAATCAATAATTATTGAATGATAATGGATATGCATGCatgtattttgttattttactttataattAAGGAAAGGAGAACatgatataattatatatatattaacaaacataatttttggacccaaaaaaaaaaatattaacatacaTAATTGTGATTATGGATTTGAACGATCCAGTTACTTTTGAAAAGTGCTTCGATCCTTGCCGTGTTGTCTATACTTGGTATTAggatatataatatagtattcCTGCATGAATAATTTGGTGATAATATTTGAGTGATAATATatgctgctttttttttgtttttgtttttttttttttttttacaataatccgaatttgaagaaaagaatatatgaaatagaaagaaaaaaaataaaatctttaccCCCTTCATTAAGAATTCTGGCATGGTCATGTAAATCTcgataaacaattaaaaattatttgacaAAACGGTATGTTATATGAAAAAAGATTGcgatgtaattttaaaaaattacaaaaataaataaacatattaatttgtttttttcaaagaaatataatttacaatgaGTAATATTGTGGCTACCAACTTATTACCAATTGTTCAAACATAATTACTATGGCAATGTTTTATCAGTTCTCATTAGATGCTGTTAAGAAGTGTCAAACTTAGTACAAATCTTGGAAATCTATGATAAAGTAAAATTGTTTGTGTTtaggtaatttttaaaaagtggaAATTGAGAAccttataaacaaaataaaaaaataaaaaaacttttaccGCTTACAAAGTACAAAAATAGGGTGTAAACTCTAAAGTAAGTGGCTCCTCTTAAAAATGagtcattttcaaattttctaaaaagaataattttaaatattttatttaagataAATTAATCCTCAATTAGAAAGAAAACACAGATtaatataattacatataagtcttaaaaaaataacaattaatataaattgattataaCTAATTCTCTTCACTATTAACCGTACGATATGATCAAAAAAGCCGGTAAATgagtaaaaaaatgtttattaattagtagtagttgaaataataaattattatttttttgaagagaaaaaaattactggaaaatatatttgcatttgcaatatatctatatatatataaatatatacatttttttttatcctttggattagttaattattataattctatccaacatatatatatatatatatactaaatatataaatatataccttCCTGCTCTTTGGATtagttaattattataattctatccaacatatatatatactattttaaaaaattacaataattagaaaattattgtaatccTCAGATGGTACAATAATGTTAATTTCAGTAATGAAAGTTTCAAGAATATAAGTAGATCTTTgaatatatatcattaatagCCTTTATCTCTCTTTATTCTCTAACAACAATGTTTCAGGAAATCTCCCAAGTGGAGCTAATAAGCCCCATAAATCTGGATATTTTGAATTTGTTGATAAATCTCATTTGGTTGGAAAAATCCCAGCAAGCAATGGCAACATGAAATGGCCAGAAACTCTTTGATCTATTTCTTTAGCATTTCAGAACCATTTGAATCTCTCATACAATAACTTATCCGGAAAAATCTCAACAACCAACCAATTACAGTCGCTTGAGGAACCTATAATATATTCCATGTTAAAAAATGTGATTGGCATGTGCTTGTCATTGTTGAAAAAGTGAAGCGTTTGCAAATTGAGAATATACACAGAAATTTGAAGAAACTTTTAACTAAAACTAATCTAGTATATCCACATATCTCATTTTAATtgtgttaatatatttttgatcaaaacagaaaaaataaataaccaaataagATTTTCAAACTTATGCAATGgaaacaagaaacaaaatgtAAATTGCTATCAATAAAAAAAGTGCTCAATATTTAACATCCGATTAAGAGAATTAATGATCAAAGCAAAGTTTAATCATACAATTTGGCTtcccaaaaatataaatgtttattaCAAGGaaaatctttcacaaattctaaatttaatgCAGTGCTTCTATATATTAGTTAatacaaaatttgttttgtCTGAACCCATGATTTTAATGATATGGATACGAGGAATATACCACCTGACCAGCTTTACTCATCCAAAAAGCCTTTTTTCCCTGCTATTTTATTTATCTGACATGCAATAAGAATATAGCAAATACATACTTCTAACCACAATTCTGGGGTCAATCTCATTGCAAACTTTACCACAACATTAAATGTGATAAACCAAGTaagaatttggattttttttttttaagtctctCTTTTCTATCTCCATacctgtttattttatttaaaaatatttaaaaaaaaaccaagtaaaataaataaataaataaataaataaaatgaaatgagaTTCTATTGGTCAgacaaaaatgggaaaaaaaaaatggtgacaAAAGTTCTCCTTCCGATAAATCATTATCATTTGATCCCTCCAAATTccttataaaactaaagaagtCTTGTTAGCCCACTTCATAAATAACTTGATTGTTTTGTGGTTCATTTGACTCTGTAATagagtattattattaatattattaatattattattattattcttgttgttgttgttgctgctgctgctgcaaaATCCatagaaaagcaaagaaaaaggaTGGGCCTTGTGGATTGTTGATGGACTCGCATTCAATCTTTCCAATAAAGAGTCAATTGTTAGCCCACTTTATGCAAAACTTTTGAGAATGTCACAAACATCATCATTTAGTGTACTAAATTAATtgctaattatatatgtatttgttatttgattcgttaacatattaatataacatagatataaataaattaattattaaaaaaataaatataatgaaatataaattaataaaataaaaatatatatacagttaataaataatttgtaaattagGTGAtgctttcattattattttttaatctgaaTATGGCCAACACTTATTGTTTGGGTTTCTAGAGAACCAAATGAATAAACAGTTATTAAATGTATAAGATGTTCTTCTCGCCCATAATTTTTACATGTTTCGactacacaatatatatatatatatatatatttatatatatgttatattttaatcaaaatgataaatatatctcCATAAaattatatctgaaaaataggatgaattatataattcattttaaaagaaaataaaccatatgtgaaaaataatatgaattaCATATCAATTTTGACATTTTGATACCTTTGCTTGTCTGATGTTGGATGTGTAAATTATGATGCATATGCACCATAGCACAgctgtataaataaataaatcaataaataaataaataaataaatatatatatatatatatattaaaaggaagaagaaagccaGTGCAGCTCACTCCTATGTGTGACATGGAAAAATTTGCACATAACACAAATATAAAGCAATTTTTCTAAAAGTGTCCTTTCTTTGATGGTTTTGTATCTTACTTCTAGAATAATg
This genomic interval carries:
- the LOC107427372 gene encoding LOW QUALITY PROTEIN: monooxygenase 2 (The sequence of the model RefSeq protein was modified relative to this genomic sequence to represent the inferred CDS: substituted 2 bases at 2 genomic stop codons) — translated: MLLHKATEVIGDVVILGAGIADLTTCLGLHRQGIRSLVLESSDSLRITGFALLTWTNAXKALDAVGIGDFLRQQHELLCGNVTSSTISGLQTSKMSFVAKGKHGEHEVXCLKRKLLLEALANELPNGTIRYSSKVVSIEESGYIKFIHLTDGNIIKTKVLIGCDGVDSVVAKRLGFKKPAFTGRSAIRGSANFNTKHGFEALFMQFFGHGVSCSAMPCDDKSIYWAFTWSPSTEEKELEDKPELMRQYVMSKPRVMPEQVRAVIENTELDAFLSSPLRYRNPWELLWGNISKGNVCVSGDALHPMTPDIGQGGCSALEDGPVLARCLGEALMEIKQKSGIEAKEEYKKIEMGLKKYANERRWRSFDLIATANVVGFIQESNGKIISFSREKFFAPIMAGLLLNKADFDCGKILINP